The segment GCCTGCAGCTTGGCAAATagctggaggacagagagagaggaacaggaagGGAATAGAGTTGACCAAaaaggaaatggagagagatggaggaaaaggtgtaattagaaaaaaataccaatattgaaaaaaaaaacaaaaagggagaaaagagcAGGAGCCAGGGTTTTGATTCAAGTGCTGGATAGTCAGTTTATAAAAATATAGCGTTGGAAATTGGGCTGGACGTGCTTGACAGTCATTACTTTAAATATGGGAGattcaaacaagacaaaaatatattcCTGTATGATTTGAAATATCTGCCCTACTTATAATGCATTTCATTACCAGGTGCATAAAGCCTCACAAGAGCATCAAACTTTCAGGAAGACAAACATTCACCACTGACTATGGCTGCCAGGTGTGGAAACATTGTAAATAATACCACAGGCTGACCAGAGActgcctgctgcctgtttgGATgggtgagaggagggagagctgTTTCCCACACCAGTGAAGGTAGGCGGACGCTACCTTTTTCAGCTTCTTTGTTTTGATGTCGACCTCCTGCTGCAGAGAGCTGTAGGTCTCCTTCAGCTCCAGAGTCTCCTCGTCACGACACtccacctgctgctgcatctCACGCTCTCGCCGTTtctgcaaacacatgcacacgaaCGCTCATTGTGCATCAAGAGCCTGTATGTGTGATCAGGCCACATTAGTCATTGCTTGAAAGTGAGGTAGTCGTCTGGCATGCAATCTGAAACAGTCAGCCAAGTGAGGGATACTGTCCGTCAGCATAGCAAATTAAGTTCCAACAGGGTGATTCAAGGCCCTGGCAAAGCAAGGGACTTgactggccaatcagagaggaGCATTCAACAGAGACTTGTAATACTGACTTATTATAACAAGCTGGAAAAAATAATGGGTTGGACATTCCCACCAACTACAGCAAATGCTGGTAAATTCTGCCCTGCTGGTAATTTCGTCTACTTTCACAGTCACTTTGGCAGGTAACTACTGTCTAGTGATTACACTCCAAAATGCTAAAAGCTGCACTTAGCTTAAATTATACTTGGCTGATAAAAAATAGAGTAAGTGGCTGATTATCAGCCTCTATTGCCaatgaaaaataagattaaTTCCTGCTGTGGGCAACACCATCATAATCACTCTCCGTCATCAAGGAGCATATCCCATTGCAGCATTGCCAGTCAAAACATCTATCGTGTGCACGACTTGTATTAATGCTTTCCTTTCACTGTGACCTTCAAATGctgcaagagagagaagaggaaacgGCTGCATCATCAGATGACCTGAGTGCAGACGTAGCTCACAGCTATACCTGCTCAGCGATTTCCTGTCTCTTCTGCTCCAGGATTCTCTGCTGCTCATTGGTGTGATCCACAATGTTCTTTCCCCCCACCAGGAGCTTGCTCTCCATCGCCTGgttggaggaagaaaaagaaaggatgaGACAAGGTGCAGACACATGACGGGAAAAAAGAGGGTTTTCAAGTGGCATAGTGAATTTCAGTACAGGGAAATAAATACTAGCCAGTGACGTAGGGGTGGTCAATATATCAGTATTATATTCATATAACATTCGTATAGCGATAGACTACATATGCTATACGTCTGTGATTTTGGATATgctgtgatatggcataagtgttgttgTTTCCTTGGTTTCAAAGGCTGTATTACTGTAAAGGGATGCAAtattctgaacttattagactgttctagctgttctgttatttgcctcttcCTGTTTGGTCATCAGATCCACATTAGTGATGACTATCAAAAATCtcactgtgtaaatattttgtgaaagcagcaTGAGTCATGCCTACAATACTGTGACAATATAACTACAACAACTAGGAGGTATGTGGTCAAAAATAGCAGTATTTGATTTCATCTACATTGCCCAGCCATACAGTAGAGTGTTAGTACAGGTCAAATTCTTGTTAGGTTTATGCAGAAGTTACAAGCACATACTGGACTGACAGGTGTACATCAACTCTAGCAAAGTCTGCTTACCTTGACCTTGGCAGCAAGCATctctcctgcctccctctctctcttcaaatcttccattttcctctccttttcttttagCAACCTGAGTTTCTCCTCAGCCACCAGACTGTGATCCTCCATGAtggcctttctctctctctccagcttctcctgctgctctcGCCAGTAATCCCCTTTGTCAtccccttcctcctcatcatcctctgtCTCACCCTCTTCCAGAGACTCCTCGTCTGCTCCTTCGCCgaccctcctcctctgcctccttctcttcttcttccctgAGCGCTTCTGTAGCTGCTCCTTAAGCCTTGCGATCTCCTCCTGAAACTCCCTGAGCAGAGCGTCTTTGGGGTCCTCATTGATGCGTGGTTTGTTCTTGATGTTCTTGGCCCGGTTGGAGTAACGCAGCGTGGTCAGGGTTTCCTCCAAGTTGTAGGAGGCTGGGCCAATGTTGGCAACCATGACGGTGCGCGCATTGCCGCCAAGCGAGTCTTGCAGCAGACGGGTGAGTTTAGAGTCTCGGTAGGGGATGTGGGTGCTCTTGCCATCCACCAGAGCTGATATGACATTCCCCAGAGCAGAGAGCGACAGGTTGATCTTTGTGGCTTCTTTGAGCCTCTCTCCCTGAGCGCCGGTCTTGGTTTGCCTCTCACTGCCGGCCAAATCAACCAGGTTCAGCTTGCCCACTCTGATATGATTCTCCCCATCCACGCCGAGCTCACTGCACTCAATGGTGATGACAAAGATGGCGTGAGAACGTGAGCTGTGTTCGTTCATGTTGGTGGCACCGACTGACCGGTTCTGATTGCCCACAGTCATGACGTGTTCAATCTCCCGTACACTCTTAGTGACAAATGATGAGAGGTCCTTGACGTACACTCCTGTGTCAGGCCTCTCTTTGAGCTCAAGGCGACGTGACTGGTCCTTGGACAGCAAGTCTCTGATCTCCTCTTGGTAGATCTCTAGATATGATGCTCTCACTAGATACTGCTGATTCTGGGAGcgtgaaatgtgtgtgaagaTATGGTCGAATGAGTTAGGGATCACCCCCCTCCGTTCTGGGTCATTTCTCACCCCTTCCATGGTGTAGGTCTTCCCTGTGCCCGTTTGCCCATAGGCAAAGATGGTCCCATTAAACCCTAGAAGAACTGACTCCACCAGGGGCCTGAAGGTTTCGTCATAGAGATCCACTTGTTTAGAGTTCCAGTCATAGACTGAATCAAATGTGAACACTTTGGGGTGCTCATGGGCTGAGGCCTCCCTGGGGTTCCTGACAATAATTTGGCCCAATTTGACATCAACGGATACCACCCTCTCAAACTTGGCCGCCCGTTCCTTCTCGTTCATAGGCCGGCAGCGGACCACCACCTTGACTGACTCTGAGCTCTTGCTCTTGGACATGTTGAGGAGTGGCTGACAGCCCACTTCCTGGCACTTTATCCCCTCTGTGATCCAAGTGCAGCTTCAGTTACACTTCAGTGTCAGAAATGCC is part of the Myripristis murdjan chromosome 7, fMyrMur1.1, whole genome shotgun sequence genome and harbors:
- the kif3b gene encoding kinesin-like protein KIF3B: MSKSKSSESVKVVVRCRPMNEKERAAKFERVVSVDVKLGQIIVRNPREASAHEHPKVFTFDSVYDWNSKQVDLYDETFRPLVESVLLGFNGTIFAYGQTGTGKTYTMEGVRNDPERRGVIPNSFDHIFTHISRSQNQQYLVRASYLEIYQEEIRDLLSKDQSRRLELKERPDTGVYVKDLSSFVTKSVREIEHVMTVGNQNRSVGATNMNEHSSRSHAIFVITIECSELGVDGENHIRVGKLNLVDLAGSERQTKTGAQGERLKEATKINLSLSALGNVISALVDGKSTHIPYRDSKLTRLLQDSLGGNARTVMVANIGPASYNLEETLTTLRYSNRAKNIKNKPRINEDPKDALLREFQEEIARLKEQLQKRSGKKKRRRQRRRVGEGADEESLEEGETEDDEEEGDDKGDYWREQQEKLERERKAIMEDHSLVAEEKLRLLKEKERKMEDLKREREAGEMLAAKVKAMESKLLVGGKNIVDHTNEQQRILEQKRQEIAEQKRREREMQQQVECRDEETLELKETYSSLQQEVDIKTKKLKKLFAKLQAVKSEIHDVHEAHIKERQELEQTQNELTRELKLKHLIIENFIPLEEKNKIINRVFIDEEDDHWKMKPITRIEDDHQMMTRPVSAVGYRRPLSHHARMAIIMRPDIRYKAENILMLEMDLPARTTKEYEEPVIAPKVAAALEDALRDEDEIQVDASGFHSLGPTPPASASGSLKKPKPGRPRTGKKSSTPTSPFSPSSPGSPLYPQSRGLVPK